A single region of the Microbulbifer sp. MKSA007 genome encodes:
- a CDS encoding transglutaminase domain-containing protein yields the protein MRVLFIVALILAIVGCSQYPIIHTKQVDTDSVLSGQAVFNRSVRTNELPDEQLLELDTEIRSYLNTLSPGSIPDNRLQALTNAVSKRELFFEYDANSTLSAREAFYQQRGNCLTFTLMMVAMARELGVEAFFNEVDVPPVWSQEEAETFVIYRHVNMVSEHPSGQRIIDLNLEVYDPIYQQRTLDDITAFALYYSNKGVEFLREGDEEQAFLYLRKALQLRPERSDFWSNMGAFYSRFDHLYEAEQSYLQSLVLQEDNLVASSNLEWLYRGTGRDELAGVYADRVKFHRERNPYYLYYQARESYENKKYQDAEKRLRRAIKTNDDDHRFHFLLGLTQYNLGDLLASRNSFEKAFSLVSSSEVKSVYQQKLDRLLNSDD from the coding sequence GTGAGGGTGCTATTCATAGTCGCTTTGATACTGGCTATTGTTGGTTGTTCCCAGTATCCAATTATCCACACAAAACAAGTAGATACCGACTCTGTTTTGAGTGGACAGGCTGTTTTTAATCGATCTGTTCGAACAAATGAGCTGCCAGACGAGCAGCTTTTAGAACTTGATACGGAAATTCGCTCATATCTAAATACTCTTTCTCCTGGTTCGATACCTGATAACCGTCTTCAGGCATTGACGAACGCGGTGAGTAAAAGGGAGCTGTTCTTTGAGTATGATGCGAATAGTACCCTCTCTGCTAGGGAAGCCTTTTATCAGCAGCGGGGAAACTGCTTAACTTTTACACTGATGATGGTTGCTATGGCTAGGGAGTTAGGGGTTGAGGCCTTCTTTAATGAAGTCGATGTCCCCCCTGTCTGGAGTCAGGAAGAGGCGGAGACTTTTGTTATTTATCGTCACGTGAATATGGTATCTGAGCACCCAAGCGGTCAACGAATTATCGATCTCAATCTCGAAGTTTACGATCCTATTTATCAGCAGAGAACTTTGGACGATATTACGGCATTCGCTCTTTATTACAGTAATAAAGGTGTGGAGTTCCTTCGTGAAGGAGATGAGGAGCAAGCATTTCTATATTTACGTAAAGCCTTGCAATTACGTCCTGAAAGAAGTGATTTCTGGTCTAACATGGGGGCTTTCTATAGTCGTTTTGACCATCTTTATGAGGCTGAGCAAAGCTATCTCCAATCCCTTGTTTTACAGGAGGATAACCTGGTTGCCAGCAGTAACCTAGAGTGGTTATATCGCGGCACGGGACGTGATGAGTTAGCTGGGGTCTATGCTGATAGGGTGAAATTTCACAGGGAACGTAATCCTTACTACCTGTATTACCAAGCTCGCGAATCTTATGAAAACAAAAAATACCAGGATGCAGAAAAACGTCTAAGGCGAGCTATAAAGACTAATGATGATGATCACCGATTTCATTTTTTACTTGGGCTAACGCAATATAACCTTGGTGATTTATTGGCTTCCAGGAATAGTTTTGAGAAAGCATTTTCGCTGGTGAGTAGCTCAGAGGTGAAAAGTGTATATCAGCAAAAGCTGGATCGTTTGTTGAATAGTGATGATTAA
- a CDS encoding TonB-dependent receptor: MIKTKLSIAIAALGTLASTGIFAQESTDVGAEVEEVIVTGSRIARDPLSTTGPITLVDSETIARSGVGTIDELLNQLPSMGTTGINSNDNNGGAGLSFVELRNLGSARTLVLVNGRRFVSSSSGVSSAVDMNNIPVDMIDRIEVLTDGASAVYGSDAVAGVINIVMKDSFEGVRINARAGATEAGGGENGEISITFGGESDRGKFIANLSHSKRDEITYNDRDWAELYSSMSPTGNIFTNYGSFSVADDGETLTDYSSYDIGQFMWLSGSMERTSLTANGSYSITDAVELYGEGSYTVKTTNQQLAAQPMYSGNGLNLTSDNVSDEIAAQLEEAWQEAEDQYQIELAAYEAAYDEWESQGSPDGLEPSAPEATHGDSWQDGISDIRLRPVSGGTRDYEQKTETFRLLGGARGDLANGWGWDTFLSYGRNEGENTIGNSYNKTLLQEVIDGNSGIADEDISFLGGMSDDVTNYISYTDREDNEYDLINFGASLTGDIDAVQLPGGPLGFAAGIEYRKESGEFNPSEETQNGDTFGNQQDATAGDYSVTELFTEFNLPILAGEKYADELSMDIALRYSDFDTFGGQSTGKLGIVYAPTENFRFRTSYSTSFRAPGIYELYSGTSQSYEYLLDPCDTSSSNTSGQGANCSEVGSSFTQAGSQIATNVGGNEDLEAEEARTFTAGIVWTPSFAEDLSITVDYYDVEITNAIDSADLQQILDDCYRDGIADACALIERGDSGQITYLEGSLLNIGEIRTKGIDLDVVQNLYFDTGKLALRAQATRLLEYEIYNTETEATSDYLDYVGTSSGVYVKWRGLASATWYADNWDFGIDAQYLSDGQSPYVDVPSHTYLNLKAGWDVNDNMRLTAGIDNIADREPSYTSSWYDVNSSYDYQGRYAWAGISYQF; this comes from the coding sequence ATGATCAAGACCAAACTGAGCATTGCCATCGCTGCTCTTGGCACCCTCGCCAGCACTGGCATTTTTGCCCAGGAGTCCACTGATGTTGGCGCAGAAGTAGAAGAAGTAATTGTTACTGGTTCACGTATTGCTCGTGACCCTTTGTCCACTACTGGCCCAATCACTCTGGTTGACTCAGAAACCATTGCGCGTTCTGGCGTTGGCACCATTGACGAGCTGCTAAACCAGCTGCCATCCATGGGTACCACAGGCATCAACTCCAACGACAACAACGGCGGTGCCGGTTTGTCTTTCGTTGAATTGCGCAACCTGGGCTCTGCCCGTACCTTGGTTTTGGTCAATGGTCGCCGCTTTGTATCCTCCAGTTCTGGCGTTAGCTCGGCTGTGGATATGAACAACATCCCTGTGGATATGATTGACCGCATTGAAGTTCTGACTGACGGTGCCTCAGCGGTATACGGCTCTGATGCGGTTGCTGGCGTTATTAATATCGTAATGAAGGACTCTTTTGAGGGAGTTCGCATCAATGCCCGCGCAGGCGCAACCGAAGCTGGCGGCGGTGAAAATGGTGAAATTTCGATCACCTTTGGCGGTGAAAGCGATCGCGGCAAATTTATCGCCAACCTCAGCCACAGTAAACGTGATGAGATTACCTACAACGATCGCGATTGGGCAGAGCTCTACAGCTCTATGTCGCCCACCGGCAATATCTTCACCAACTACGGCTCTTTTAGTGTTGCTGATGATGGTGAAACCCTAACCGACTATTCCTCATACGATATCGGTCAATTTATGTGGCTCTCCGGTTCCATGGAACGTACCAGCCTGACCGCTAACGGCAGCTACTCAATCACCGATGCCGTAGAACTATACGGTGAAGGCTCCTATACCGTAAAAACCACCAACCAACAGTTGGCAGCCCAACCCATGTACAGTGGGAACGGCTTAAACCTGACCTCAGATAACGTATCAGATGAAATTGCCGCTCAGTTGGAAGAAGCCTGGCAGGAAGCGGAAGACCAGTATCAGATTGAACTAGCTGCTTATGAAGCCGCCTATGACGAGTGGGAATCGCAGGGCAGCCCTGACGGGTTGGAGCCCTCCGCCCCTGAGGCAACCCACGGTGACAGCTGGCAAGATGGCATCTCTGATATTCGTCTCCGCCCCGTTTCAGGCGGCACTCGAGACTATGAACAAAAAACGGAAACCTTCCGCCTTCTGGGCGGTGCCCGCGGTGATCTGGCGAATGGCTGGGGCTGGGATACTTTCCTGAGCTATGGCCGCAACGAGGGCGAAAACACCATCGGCAACTCTTACAACAAAACCCTACTGCAAGAAGTTATCGACGGAAATAGTGGCATCGCTGATGAGGATATATCCTTCCTCGGCGGAATGAGCGATGATGTTACCAACTACATCAGCTACACAGATCGCGAAGATAATGAGTACGATCTGATTAATTTTGGTGCAAGTTTAACCGGTGATATTGATGCTGTTCAGCTTCCTGGCGGCCCTCTCGGATTCGCAGCCGGTATTGAATACCGCAAAGAATCCGGTGAGTTTAACCCTAGTGAGGAAACCCAAAACGGCGATACTTTTGGTAACCAGCAAGACGCTACTGCTGGCGACTACTCAGTAACCGAGTTGTTCACCGAGTTCAACCTGCCGATTCTCGCCGGTGAAAAATACGCTGACGAATTGTCTATGGATATCGCCCTGCGCTATTCCGATTTTGACACCTTCGGTGGCCAGAGCACAGGGAAACTGGGTATTGTCTACGCCCCAACTGAAAACTTCCGTTTCCGTACCAGCTATTCAACCTCTTTCCGTGCACCGGGTATTTACGAGCTCTACAGCGGTACTTCTCAGAGCTACGAGTACCTGCTCGACCCCTGTGATACCAGCAGTTCAAATACTTCCGGGCAAGGCGCTAATTGTAGTGAAGTCGGGTCAAGCTTTACCCAGGCAGGATCTCAAATTGCTACCAATGTTGGGGGTAACGAGGACCTAGAAGCTGAGGAAGCACGTACCTTTACTGCTGGTATCGTCTGGACACCCTCTTTTGCTGAAGATCTCTCCATCACAGTGGACTACTACGACGTTGAAATCACCAACGCAATCGATAGTGCCGATCTTCAGCAAATTCTGGACGACTGCTACCGCGATGGTATTGCCGATGCTTGCGCCCTGATCGAACGCGGAGACAGTGGCCAGATCACATATCTGGAAGGCTCTCTGCTCAATATCGGTGAAATTAGAACCAAGGGTATTGACCTCGACGTAGTTCAAAACCTTTACTTTGACACAGGTAAACTCGCTCTGCGTGCCCAGGCTACTCGTCTCCTTGAGTATGAAATTTACAATACCGAGACTGAAGCCACTTCTGACTACCTGGATTACGTCGGTACCAGTAGCGGCGTCTACGTGAAATGGCGCGGCCTTGCTAGTGCAACTTGGTATGCTGATAACTGGGACTTTGGTATTGACGCGCAGTATTTGAGTGATGGCCAGAGTCCATATGTTGATGTTCCTTCACACACCTATCTGAACTTAAAGGCAGGCTGGGATGTGAACGACAACATGCGTCTCACTGCAGGAATCGATAACATCGCTGATCGCGAACCGTCGTACACTTCTAGCTGGTATGACGTGAACAGCAGCTATGACTACCAAGGTCGTTACGCTTGGGCTGGTATTAGCTACCAGTTCTAA